A genomic region of Trifolium pratense cultivar HEN17-A07 linkage group LG3, ARS_RC_1.1, whole genome shotgun sequence contains the following coding sequences:
- the LOC123916598 gene encoding putative pentatricopeptide repeat-containing protein At1g12700, mitochondrial isoform X3: MLNPIRRYAAIPNLYGHFRRHYAKKLLSCGFNNNVDDAVTCFNRMIRALPPPPISHFDKLLGAIVRMGHYPTAISLFTQLQFRGGDISPSIATFTILINCYCHQSHMTLAFSLLGTILKTGYQPNLVTFNTIINGFCVNAALHLLQEMEEQSIQPNLVMFSALIDGLCKDGLVTDALSLSSRIADRGILLDVVTYNSLIDGCCSLGRWQDVNQLLTKMVREKIDPDDYTFNILIDALCKQGRILEAQGVLVMMMKRGEKPDVVTYNAMMDGYCLRKNVNDAKELFNRMVKRGLEPDVLNYNVLINGYCKAEMVDEAMVLFKEICHKNLVPSIATYNSLIDGLCNSGRISDVQDLLGEMRDSGQSPDVITYNILLDAFCKTRPFDEAISLFRKTVQGIWPDFYTNCAIVDNLCKSEKLKIAEDAIQHLLMHGCPPNVRTYTIMINAFCKDDSLDEAMVLLSKMDDNDCPPDAVTFETIIGALLEKNETDKAEKLCQEMIARGLVNVEKRLMRGQGGSL; encoded by the exons ATGCTAAATCCAATTCGAAGGTATGCCGCCATTCCCAATTTGTATGGTCATTTCCGACGCCATTATGCGAAGAAATTATTATCTTGTGGCTTTAACAATAATGTAGATGATGCCGTTACTTGTTTCAATCGCATGATTCGTGCTCTTCCTCCACCACCCATTTCTCATTTTGACAAACTTTTAGGTGCTATTGTCAGGATGGGACATTATCCCACTGCTATTTCACTCTTTACTCAACTTCAATTTAGGGGAGGAGATATCTCCCCTTCAATTGCTACTTTCACCATCTTGATCAATTGTTACTGTCATCAATCTCACATGACTTTAGCTTTTTCATTATTGGGTACCATTCTCAAGACTGGCTATCAACCTAATTTGGTCACTTTCAATACAATTATCAATGGTTTTTGTGTCAATG CTGCCCTTCATTTGCTACAAGAGATGGAGGAACAATCCATTCAACCCAATCTAGTAATGTTTAGTGCACTCATTGATGGACTGTGCAAAGATGGACTTGTCACCGATGCACTTAGTTTGTCTTCTCGAATTGCTGACAGGGGAATTTTACTTGATGTTGTCACATACAACTCTCTAATTGATGGTTGTTGTAGTCTGGGTCGATGGCAAGATGTAAATCAATTACTAACCAAAATGGTGCGGGAAAAAATTGATCCGGACGATTATACCTTTAACATATTGATTGATGCATTATGTAAACAAGGAAGGATCTTAGAAGCACAAGGTGTGcttgtgatgatgatgaaaagaGGCGAGAAACCTGACGTTGTTACTTACAATGCTATGATGGATGGGTATTGTTTAAGAAAAAATGTTAATGATGCAAAAGAACTATTCAATAGAATGGTCAAAAGAGGTTTGGAACCTGATGTCTTGAATTATAATGTCTTGATTAACGGTTATTGTAAGGCTGAAATGGTTGATGAAGCCATGGTTCTCTTTAAAGAGATATGTCATAAAAATTTAGTCCCTTCTATTGCTACTTACAATTCTCTTATTGATGGCTTGTGCAATTCGGGAAGAATATCAGACGTGCAAGATCTTCTTGGTGAAATGCGTGATAGTGGTCAATCCCCTGACGTTATCACTTACAATATATTGTTAGATGCTTTTTGCAAAACTCGACCTTTTGATGAGGCAATCTCTTTATTTCGGAAGACTGTTCAAGGAATTTGGCCTGATTTTTACACAAACTGTGCGATTGTTGATAATTTGTGCAAAAGTGAAAAGTTGAAGATTGCAGAAGATGCTATTCAACATCTTTTGATGCATGGCTGTCCTCCAAATGTACGAACATATACTATTATGATCAATGCATTTTGCAAAGATGACTCTTTGGATGAAGCTATGGTCTTACTTTCCAAAATGGATGACAATGATTGCCCCCCTGATGCTGTAACTTTTGAAACAATTATTGGTGCACTGCTAGAGAAAAATGAGACTGATAAGGCAGAGAAACTTTGTCAAGAAATGATTGCCAGAGGTCTAGTTAATGTTGAAAAAAG GTTGATGCGTGGACAGGGAGGGAGTTTGTGA
- the LOC123916598 gene encoding putative pentatricopeptide repeat-containing protein At1g12700, mitochondrial isoform X1 gives MLNPIRRYAAIPNLYGHFRRHYAKKLLSCGFNNNVDDAVTCFNRMIRALPPPPISHFDKLLGAIVRMGHYPTAISLFTQLQFRGGDISPSIATFTILINCYCHQSHMTLAFSLLGTILKTGYQPNLVTFNTIINGFCVNGMIFKALNFYQNLLAQGYLFDQFTYGTLINGLCKNRQITAALHLLQEMEEQSIQPNLVMFSALIDGLCKDGLVTDALSLSSRIADRGILLDVVTYNSLIDGCCSLGRWQDVNQLLTKMVREKIDPDDYTFNILIDALCKQGRILEAQGVLVMMMKRGEKPDVVTYNAMMDGYCLRKNVNDAKELFNRMVKRGLEPDVLNYNVLINGYCKAEMVDEAMVLFKEICHKNLVPSIATYNSLIDGLCNSGRISDVQDLLGEMRDSGQSPDVITYNILLDAFCKTRPFDEAISLFRKTVQGIWPDFYTNCAIVDNLCKSEKLKIAEDAIQHLLMHGCPPNVRTYTIMINAFCKDDSLDEAMVLLSKMDDNDCPPDAVTFETIIGALLEKNETDKAEKLCQEMIARGLVNVEKRLMRGQGGSL, from the exons ATGCTAAATCCAATTCGAAGGTATGCCGCCATTCCCAATTTGTATGGTCATTTCCGACGCCATTATGCGAAGAAATTATTATCTTGTGGCTTTAACAATAATGTAGATGATGCCGTTACTTGTTTCAATCGCATGATTCGTGCTCTTCCTCCACCACCCATTTCTCATTTTGACAAACTTTTAGGTGCTATTGTCAGGATGGGACATTATCCCACTGCTATTTCACTCTTTACTCAACTTCAATTTAGGGGAGGAGATATCTCCCCTTCAATTGCTACTTTCACCATCTTGATCAATTGTTACTGTCATCAATCTCACATGACTTTAGCTTTTTCATTATTGGGTACCATTCTCAAGACTGGCTATCAACCTAATTTGGTCACTTTCAATACAATTATCAATGGTTTTTGTGTCAATGGTATGATCTTTAAAGCTTTAAACTTTTATCAAAACCTATTAGCCCAAGGTTATCTTTTTGATCAATTTACATATGGGACTTTAATCAATGGGTTATGCAAAAATCGCCAAATTACAGCTGCCCTTCATTTGCTACAAGAGATGGAGGAACAATCCATTCAACCCAATCTAGTAATGTTTAGTGCACTCATTGATGGACTGTGCAAAGATGGACTTGTCACCGATGCACTTAGTTTGTCTTCTCGAATTGCTGACAGGGGAATTTTACTTGATGTTGTCACATACAACTCTCTAATTGATGGTTGTTGTAGTCTGGGTCGATGGCAAGATGTAAATCAATTACTAACCAAAATGGTGCGGGAAAAAATTGATCCGGACGATTATACCTTTAACATATTGATTGATGCATTATGTAAACAAGGAAGGATCTTAGAAGCACAAGGTGTGcttgtgatgatgatgaaaagaGGCGAGAAACCTGACGTTGTTACTTACAATGCTATGATGGATGGGTATTGTTTAAGAAAAAATGTTAATGATGCAAAAGAACTATTCAATAGAATGGTCAAAAGAGGTTTGGAACCTGATGTCTTGAATTATAATGTCTTGATTAACGGTTATTGTAAGGCTGAAATGGTTGATGAAGCCATGGTTCTCTTTAAAGAGATATGTCATAAAAATTTAGTCCCTTCTATTGCTACTTACAATTCTCTTATTGATGGCTTGTGCAATTCGGGAAGAATATCAGACGTGCAAGATCTTCTTGGTGAAATGCGTGATAGTGGTCAATCCCCTGACGTTATCACTTACAATATATTGTTAGATGCTTTTTGCAAAACTCGACCTTTTGATGAGGCAATCTCTTTATTTCGGAAGACTGTTCAAGGAATTTGGCCTGATTTTTACACAAACTGTGCGATTGTTGATAATTTGTGCAAAAGTGAAAAGTTGAAGATTGCAGAAGATGCTATTCAACATCTTTTGATGCATGGCTGTCCTCCAAATGTACGAACATATACTATTATGATCAATGCATTTTGCAAAGATGACTCTTTGGATGAAGCTATGGTCTTACTTTCCAAAATGGATGACAATGATTGCCCCCCTGATGCTGTAACTTTTGAAACAATTATTGGTGCACTGCTAGAGAAAAATGAGACTGATAAGGCAGAGAAACTTTGTCAAGAAATGATTGCCAGAGGTCTAGTTAATGTTGAAAAAAG GTTGATGCGTGGACAGGGAGGGAGTTTGTGA
- the LOC123916598 gene encoding putative pentatricopeptide repeat-containing protein At1g12700, mitochondrial isoform X2, with the protein MLNPIRRYAAIPNLYGHFRRHYAKKLLSCGFNNNVDDAVTCFNRMIRALPPPPISHFDKLLGAIVRMGHYPTAISLFTQLQFRGGDISPSIATFTILINCYCHQSHMTLAFSLLGTILKTGYQPNLVTFNTIINGFCVNGMIFKALNFYQNLLAQGYLFDQFTYGTLINGLCKNRQITAALHLLQEMEEQSIQPNLVMFSALIDGLCKDGLVTDALSLSSRIADRGILLDVVTYNSLIDGCCSLGRWQDVNQLLTKMVREKIDPDDYTFNILIDALCKQGRILEAQGVLVMMMKRGEKPDVVTYNAMMDGYCLRKNVNDAKELFNRMVKRGLEPDVLNYNVLINGYCKAEMVDEAMVLFKEICHKNLVPSIATYNSLIDGLCNSGRISDVQDLLGEMRDSGQSPDVITYNILLDAFCKTRPFDEAISLFRKTVQGIWPDFYTNCAIVDNLCKSEKLKIAEDAIQHLLMHGCPPNVRTYTIMINAFCKDDSLDEAMVLLSKMDDNDCPPDAVTFETIIGALLEKNETDKAEKLCQEMIARGLVNVEKREGVCDG; encoded by the exons ATGCTAAATCCAATTCGAAGGTATGCCGCCATTCCCAATTTGTATGGTCATTTCCGACGCCATTATGCGAAGAAATTATTATCTTGTGGCTTTAACAATAATGTAGATGATGCCGTTACTTGTTTCAATCGCATGATTCGTGCTCTTCCTCCACCACCCATTTCTCATTTTGACAAACTTTTAGGTGCTATTGTCAGGATGGGACATTATCCCACTGCTATTTCACTCTTTACTCAACTTCAATTTAGGGGAGGAGATATCTCCCCTTCAATTGCTACTTTCACCATCTTGATCAATTGTTACTGTCATCAATCTCACATGACTTTAGCTTTTTCATTATTGGGTACCATTCTCAAGACTGGCTATCAACCTAATTTGGTCACTTTCAATACAATTATCAATGGTTTTTGTGTCAATGGTATGATCTTTAAAGCTTTAAACTTTTATCAAAACCTATTAGCCCAAGGTTATCTTTTTGATCAATTTACATATGGGACTTTAATCAATGGGTTATGCAAAAATCGCCAAATTACAGCTGCCCTTCATTTGCTACAAGAGATGGAGGAACAATCCATTCAACCCAATCTAGTAATGTTTAGTGCACTCATTGATGGACTGTGCAAAGATGGACTTGTCACCGATGCACTTAGTTTGTCTTCTCGAATTGCTGACAGGGGAATTTTACTTGATGTTGTCACATACAACTCTCTAATTGATGGTTGTTGTAGTCTGGGTCGATGGCAAGATGTAAATCAATTACTAACCAAAATGGTGCGGGAAAAAATTGATCCGGACGATTATACCTTTAACATATTGATTGATGCATTATGTAAACAAGGAAGGATCTTAGAAGCACAAGGTGTGcttgtgatgatgatgaaaagaGGCGAGAAACCTGACGTTGTTACTTACAATGCTATGATGGATGGGTATTGTTTAAGAAAAAATGTTAATGATGCAAAAGAACTATTCAATAGAATGGTCAAAAGAGGTTTGGAACCTGATGTCTTGAATTATAATGTCTTGATTAACGGTTATTGTAAGGCTGAAATGGTTGATGAAGCCATGGTTCTCTTTAAAGAGATATGTCATAAAAATTTAGTCCCTTCTATTGCTACTTACAATTCTCTTATTGATGGCTTGTGCAATTCGGGAAGAATATCAGACGTGCAAGATCTTCTTGGTGAAATGCGTGATAGTGGTCAATCCCCTGACGTTATCACTTACAATATATTGTTAGATGCTTTTTGCAAAACTCGACCTTTTGATGAGGCAATCTCTTTATTTCGGAAGACTGTTCAAGGAATTTGGCCTGATTTTTACACAAACTGTGCGATTGTTGATAATTTGTGCAAAAGTGAAAAGTTGAAGATTGCAGAAGATGCTATTCAACATCTTTTGATGCATGGCTGTCCTCCAAATGTACGAACATATACTATTATGATCAATGCATTTTGCAAAGATGACTCTTTGGATGAAGCTATGGTCTTACTTTCCAAAATGGATGACAATGATTGCCCCCCTGATGCTGTAACTTTTGAAACAATTATTGGTGCACTGCTAGAGAAAAATGAGACTGATAAGGCAGAGAAACTTTGTCAAGAAATGATTGCCAGAGGTCTAGTTAATGTTGAAAAAAG GGAGGGAGTTTGTGATGGATGA
- the LOC123916598 gene encoding pentatricopeptide repeat-containing protein At1g64100-like isoform X4: protein MGHYPTAISLFTQLQFRGGDISPSIATFTILINCYCHQSHMTLAFSLLGTILKTGYQPNLVTFNTIINGFCVNGMIFKALNFYQNLLAQGYLFDQFTYGTLINGLCKNRQITAALHLLQEMEEQSIQPNLVMFSALIDGLCKDGLVTDALSLSSRIADRGILLDVVTYNSLIDGCCSLGRWQDVNQLLTKMVREKIDPDDYTFNILIDALCKQGRILEAQGVLVMMMKRGEKPDVVTYNAMMDGYCLRKNVNDAKELFNRMVKRGLEPDVLNYNVLINGYCKAEMVDEAMVLFKEICHKNLVPSIATYNSLIDGLCNSGRISDVQDLLGEMRDSGQSPDVITYNILLDAFCKTRPFDEAISLFRKTVQGIWPDFYTNCAIVDNLCKSEKLKIAEDAIQHLLMHGCPPNVRTYTIMINAFCKDDSLDEAMVLLSKMDDNDCPPDAVTFETIIGALLEKNETDKAEKLCQEMIARGLVNVEKRLMRGQGGSL, encoded by the exons ATGGGACATTATCCCACTGCTATTTCACTCTTTACTCAACTTCAATTTAGGGGAGGAGATATCTCCCCTTCAATTGCTACTTTCACCATCTTGATCAATTGTTACTGTCATCAATCTCACATGACTTTAGCTTTTTCATTATTGGGTACCATTCTCAAGACTGGCTATCAACCTAATTTGGTCACTTTCAATACAATTATCAATGGTTTTTGTGTCAATGGTATGATCTTTAAAGCTTTAAACTTTTATCAAAACCTATTAGCCCAAGGTTATCTTTTTGATCAATTTACATATGGGACTTTAATCAATGGGTTATGCAAAAATCGCCAAATTACAGCTGCCCTTCATTTGCTACAAGAGATGGAGGAACAATCCATTCAACCCAATCTAGTAATGTTTAGTGCACTCATTGATGGACTGTGCAAAGATGGACTTGTCACCGATGCACTTAGTTTGTCTTCTCGAATTGCTGACAGGGGAATTTTACTTGATGTTGTCACATACAACTCTCTAATTGATGGTTGTTGTAGTCTGGGTCGATGGCAAGATGTAAATCAATTACTAACCAAAATGGTGCGGGAAAAAATTGATCCGGACGATTATACCTTTAACATATTGATTGATGCATTATGTAAACAAGGAAGGATCTTAGAAGCACAAGGTGTGcttgtgatgatgatgaaaagaGGCGAGAAACCTGACGTTGTTACTTACAATGCTATGATGGATGGGTATTGTTTAAGAAAAAATGTTAATGATGCAAAAGAACTATTCAATAGAATGGTCAAAAGAGGTTTGGAACCTGATGTCTTGAATTATAATGTCTTGATTAACGGTTATTGTAAGGCTGAAATGGTTGATGAAGCCATGGTTCTCTTTAAAGAGATATGTCATAAAAATTTAGTCCCTTCTATTGCTACTTACAATTCTCTTATTGATGGCTTGTGCAATTCGGGAAGAATATCAGACGTGCAAGATCTTCTTGGTGAAATGCGTGATAGTGGTCAATCCCCTGACGTTATCACTTACAATATATTGTTAGATGCTTTTTGCAAAACTCGACCTTTTGATGAGGCAATCTCTTTATTTCGGAAGACTGTTCAAGGAATTTGGCCTGATTTTTACACAAACTGTGCGATTGTTGATAATTTGTGCAAAAGTGAAAAGTTGAAGATTGCAGAAGATGCTATTCAACATCTTTTGATGCATGGCTGTCCTCCAAATGTACGAACATATACTATTATGATCAATGCATTTTGCAAAGATGACTCTTTGGATGAAGCTATGGTCTTACTTTCCAAAATGGATGACAATGATTGCCCCCCTGATGCTGTAACTTTTGAAACAATTATTGGTGCACTGCTAGAGAAAAATGAGACTGATAAGGCAGAGAAACTTTGTCAAGAAATGATTGCCAGAGGTCTAGTTAATGTTGAAAAAAG GTTGATGCGTGGACAGGGAGGGAGTTTGTGA
- the LOC123916600 gene encoding uncharacterized protein C594.04c isoform X1 — MGTVIDSHFLALTAIVTIAYQLLFFIITALLKFDKVTDFAGSTNFVIIAILTLVLKASYHFRQVILTLFVVLWGLRLAFFLLLRILQWGEDRRFDQMRNNLPKLAVFWTFQAVWVWAVSLPVTVVNATNKNPFLQAVDLIGWLMWAVGFMIEAAADQQKLSFKKSSENRGKWCNAGLWKYSRHPNYFGEILLWWGIFVASTPILDKAEWLVIIGPIFLTLLLLFISGIPLLEESADKKFGNVDGYRVYKQRTSPLIPLPPPIYGKLPAWFKSVFLFEFPLYNRNLPQEEQNWCRTSSGKNQ, encoded by the exons atgggcACTGTGATTGACTCTCATTTCTTAGCCCTCACTGCCATAGTCACC atTGCATATCAGCTTctgtttttcatcatcactgcactcctCAAATTCGATAAGGTCACTGATTTTGCTG gAAGTACAAATTTCGTTATAATCGCTATATTGACCTTAGTGCTCAAAGCCTCTTATCACTTTCGACAG GTAATCCTCACTCTCTTTGTGGTATTATGGGGTCTCCGCCTTGCCTTTTTTCTCTTACTCAG GATTTTACAATGGGGCGAGGATAGACGCTTTGATCAAATGCGCAATAATTTGCCTAAATTGGCCGTCTTCTGGACATTTCAG GCTGTCTGGGTTTGGGCCGTCAGTTTACCTGTTACCGTGGTTAATGCAACCAATAAAAATCCTTTTCTACAGGCTGTCGATTTAATAGGGTGGCTTATGTGGGCTGTTGGTTTTATGATTGAAGCTGCGGCAGATCAACAAAAATTGAGTTTCAAAAAGTCCTCCGAAAATAGAGGGAAGTGGTGCAATGCTGGACTTTGGAAATATTCTCGCCATCCTAACTATTTTGGCGAG ATATTGCTTTGGTGGGGAATTTTTGTGGCATCTACGCCTATACTCGACAAAGCTGAATGGCTGGTAATCATTGGACCAATCTTTCTAACACTGCTGCTTCTTTTCATCAGTGGCATTCCACTGCTTGAG GAATCAGCAGATAAGAAGTTTGGCAACGTGGATGGATATAGGGTATACAAACAAAGAACCAG CCCTTTAATCCCATTGCCACCACCAATCTATGGAAAGTTACCTGCATGGTTCAAATCAGTTTTTCTCTTTGAATTTCCACTCTACAATCGTAATTTGCCACAAGAAGAACAAAACTG GTGTAGAACAAGCAGTGGGAAAAATCAGTGA
- the LOC123916600 gene encoding uncharacterized protein C594.04c isoform X2 produces MGTVIDSHFLALTAIVTIAYQLLFFIITALLKFDKVTDFAGSTNFVIIAILTLVLKASYHFRQVILTLFVVLWGLRLAFFLLLRILQWGEDRRFDQMRNNLPKLAVFWTFQAVWVWAVSLPVTVVNATNKNPFLQAVDLIGWLMWAVGFMIEAAADQQKLSFKKSSENRGKWCNAGLWKYSRHPNYFGEILLWWGIFVASTPILDKAEWLVIIGPIFLTLLLLFISGIPLLEESADKKFGNVDGYRVYKQRTSPLIPLPPPIYGKLPAWFKSVFLFEFPLYNRNLPQEEQN; encoded by the exons atgggcACTGTGATTGACTCTCATTTCTTAGCCCTCACTGCCATAGTCACC atTGCATATCAGCTTctgtttttcatcatcactgcactcctCAAATTCGATAAGGTCACTGATTTTGCTG gAAGTACAAATTTCGTTATAATCGCTATATTGACCTTAGTGCTCAAAGCCTCTTATCACTTTCGACAG GTAATCCTCACTCTCTTTGTGGTATTATGGGGTCTCCGCCTTGCCTTTTTTCTCTTACTCAG GATTTTACAATGGGGCGAGGATAGACGCTTTGATCAAATGCGCAATAATTTGCCTAAATTGGCCGTCTTCTGGACATTTCAG GCTGTCTGGGTTTGGGCCGTCAGTTTACCTGTTACCGTGGTTAATGCAACCAATAAAAATCCTTTTCTACAGGCTGTCGATTTAATAGGGTGGCTTATGTGGGCTGTTGGTTTTATGATTGAAGCTGCGGCAGATCAACAAAAATTGAGTTTCAAAAAGTCCTCCGAAAATAGAGGGAAGTGGTGCAATGCTGGACTTTGGAAATATTCTCGCCATCCTAACTATTTTGGCGAG ATATTGCTTTGGTGGGGAATTTTTGTGGCATCTACGCCTATACTCGACAAAGCTGAATGGCTGGTAATCATTGGACCAATCTTTCTAACACTGCTGCTTCTTTTCATCAGTGGCATTCCACTGCTTGAG GAATCAGCAGATAAGAAGTTTGGCAACGTGGATGGATATAGGGTATACAAACAAAGAACCAG CCCTTTAATCCCATTGCCACCACCAATCTATGGAAAGTTACCTGCATGGTTCAAATCAGTTTTTCTCTTTGAATTTCCACTCTACAATCGTAATTTGCCACAAGAAGAACAAAACTG A
- the LOC123916601 gene encoding peptidyl-prolyl cis-trans isomerase FKBP17-2, chloroplastic-like: MATIFGSPIFSLPLTRTSHHIASSSQTPPPQQPPPQPSGSSPQSTTNFNEDQTVQFSAKAQQQNPIKPVVSSTNVDSTDWIATSLTRRFGLGAGLAWVGFLAFGVVSEQIKTRLEVSQQEANTRNVEEEKEVILPNGIRYYELKIGGGDTPRRGDLIVIDIMGKVESTGEVFVNTFEGEKKSLALVIGSRPYSKGLCEGIEYVLKTMKAGGKRKVIVPPELGFRENGADLGSGVQIPPHATLEYIVQVDKVSIAPA; the protein is encoded by the exons ATGGCTACTATCTTTGGTTCCCCAATTTTCTCACTCCCTCTTACCAGAACCAGTCATCACATTGCTTCTTCATCACAAACACCTCCACCACAACAACCTCCTCCTCAGCCCTCAGGTTCATCTCCACAGTCAACAACAAATTTTAATGAAGATCAAACAGTGCAATTCTCTGCCAAAGCACAGCAACAGAATCCCATCAAACCAGTTGTTTCATCAACTAACGTTGATTCCACAGATTGGATAGCCACTTCCCTGACCAGACGATTCGGCCTTGGAGCTGGTCTTGCATGGGTTGGTTTTCTTGCATTCGGTGTTGTCTCAGAACAAATTAAGACTCGCCTTGAAGTTTCTCAGCAAGAAGCTAATACaag GAATGTTGAGGAGGAGAAAGAGGTGATTCTGCCTAATGGCATAAG gtACTATGAATTGAAAATTGGTGGTGGCGATACGCCAAGGCGAGGTGATTTAATTGTGATTGATATTATGGGAAAAGTTGAAAGCACAGGAGAAGTGTTCGTGAACACATTTGAAGGGGAGAAGAAATCATTGGCACTAGTAATAGGGTCAAGGCCATATAGTAAAGGACTATGTGAAGGTATTGAATATGTACTAAAAACTATGAAGGCTGGAGGGAAGAGGAAAGTAATAGTGCCTCCTGAATTGGGATTTAGAGAGAATGGTGCTGATTTAGGTTCTGGTGTACAAATTCCTCCACATGCAACACTTGAATACATTGTACAGGTTGATAAAGTCTCTATTGCACCAGCTTGA